The Brasilonema sennae CENA114 genome includes a region encoding these proteins:
- a CDS encoding phosphoribulokinase, which yields MSRPIILGIVGDSAAGKTTLTKGIAQVLGPENVTVICTDDYHKYDRKQRAEIGITALHPDCNYLDIMQQHLSQLRTGQPILKPVYSHTTGSFEPPVYIKPNKFVIVEGLLGYSTRGARDSYDVKVYLAPPESVRAQWKVKRDTQKRGYTEEQVLEELRKREPDSEQFIRPQRQWSDIVVSFYPPNDEVEQINGHLNVRLVLRPTIPHPDFLQIINYGDGHLESAIRLGLDRDMSKPVDVLEVDGHATLEQVNKLEHIICGDMPHLKSICDREGNPELGKVAGTTGETIQSYPLALTQLLITYHMLKATQNYQ from the coding sequence CGGAGAATGTTACGGTTATTTGTACAGATGATTATCATAAGTACGACCGTAAGCAACGTGCTGAAATTGGTATCACTGCTCTTCATCCTGACTGCAACTATCTCGATATTATGCAGCAACACCTGTCGCAACTTAGGACAGGACAGCCAATTCTGAAACCTGTATACAGCCACACAACTGGTAGCTTTGAGCCACCAGTTTATATAAAACCAAATAAATTTGTGATTGTGGAGGGATTACTGGGTTATTCTACTCGTGGTGCTCGTGACTCCTACGATGTGAAAGTTTACCTTGCTCCCCCTGAATCTGTGCGTGCTCAGTGGAAAGTCAAGCGGGATACCCAAAAACGAGGGTATACAGAAGAACAAGTGCTTGAAGAACTTAGAAAACGCGAACCAGATTCTGAGCAATTTATCCGTCCACAACGTCAATGGTCGGATATTGTGGTGAGTTTTTACCCTCCAAATGACGAAGTGGAGCAAATTAATGGACACCTAAATGTACGTTTGGTACTGCGTCCGACAATTCCTCATCCAGATTTTCTCCAGATTATCAATTACGGCGATGGTCATTTAGAGTCAGCAATCCGCTTGGGATTAGATCGGGATATGAGCAAACCAGTTGATGTTCTGGAAGTAGATGGTCATGCCACTTTGGAACAGGTCAATAAGTTAGAACATATTATTTGTGGTGATATGCCTCATCTCAAGAGTATATGCGATCGCGAAGGAAACCCAGAATTGGGCAAAGTCGCTGGTACAACAGGAGAAACCATCCAAAGTTACCCGCTTGCCCTCACCCAACTATTAATTACGTATCATATGCTCAAAGCAACACAAAATTATCAGTAG
- the radC gene encoding RadC family protein translates to MTYSLRIADIPVTERPRERLLTHGPKILATAELIAILLGTGQGHGKLSAVGLGQYILQQLSKHQRDPLAVLRDVSAAELMQIPGVGPAKATTVLAAIELGKRAFQSRPGERTLIDSPAAAAAALSQDLMWQNQERFAVLLLDVKNRLLGTQVITIGTATETLAPPREIFREVIRQGATRVIVAHNHPSGNVEPSQEDIELTRQLLMGGQFLSIPVLDHLILGDGNHQSLREITTLWEDCPQGD, encoded by the coding sequence ATGACTTATAGCCTGAGAATTGCCGATATACCTGTGACTGAGCGTCCGCGTGAGCGGCTGTTAACGCATGGCCCAAAAATTTTAGCTACAGCCGAGTTAATAGCAATTCTGCTAGGTACTGGTCAAGGACACGGAAAACTTTCTGCCGTGGGTCTAGGGCAATATATTTTACAGCAACTGAGCAAACACCAGCGAGACCCCTTAGCAGTTTTGCGAGATGTCAGCGCCGCTGAGTTGATGCAAATTCCGGGTGTAGGTCCAGCAAAAGCGACGACTGTCTTGGCGGCGATTGAATTAGGGAAACGAGCCTTTCAATCCCGTCCAGGAGAACGCACGTTAATTGATAGTCCCGCAGCTGCGGCGGCGGCTTTGAGTCAAGATTTAATGTGGCAAAATCAGGAGCGTTTCGCGGTGTTATTGTTAGATGTGAAGAATCGCCTGCTTGGAACGCAAGTGATTACCATTGGTACAGCTACGGAAACCTTAGCCCCTCCTCGGGAAATTTTCCGTGAAGTGATTCGCCAAGGAGCAACACGAGTTATAGTGGCACATAATCATCCGTCCGGAAATGTGGAACCGAGTCAAGAAGATATTGAATTGACGCGACAGTTGTTAATGGGAGGACAATTTTTGAGCATTCCTGTTTTGGATCATCTGATTTTAGGCGATGGTAATCATCAAAGTTTGCGAGAGATTACAACATTATGGGAGGATTGTCCGCAGGGAGATTAG
- a CDS encoding glycosyltransferase — protein MIYFLVVNYYSTNLITKLISSLPSYDSYDYKVVIVNNSPDDNSIYNLKNESVVIFNAESNLGFGGGCNFGLKWIYTQDSQGIVWIINPDAYFVENTIEKVPLFFETHPNISLLGTIVHTTTGEVWFAGGRFILSTGAIVTQDLLTNTDTDYVVCDWITGCSLIVNLRNFDDCPQFDPAYFLYYEDFDFCRRYANQGHLIAVTKQFGVIHQPSSITNRYVFRKIKNSTYGYLLSLDRYTNQWIVKIRLLRLISHALVLMFVKPQVAFGKFAGLLMYWRR, from the coding sequence GTGATTTATTTTTTAGTCGTTAATTATTATTCTACTAATCTCATTACTAAATTGATTAGTTCTCTCCCGAGTTATGACAGTTATGATTATAAAGTGGTCATCGTTAATAACTCTCCCGATGACAACTCTATATATAATCTAAAAAATGAATCGGTAGTCATTTTTAATGCTGAGAGTAATCTTGGCTTCGGTGGTGGTTGCAACTTCGGACTGAAATGGATTTATACCCAAGATTCCCAAGGAATTGTCTGGATAATTAATCCAGATGCTTATTTTGTAGAAAATACTATAGAGAAAGTTCCGTTATTCTTTGAAACTCATCCCAATATTTCTCTGCTTGGAACAATTGTTCATACTACGACAGGTGAAGTTTGGTTTGCCGGTGGTCGCTTTATTCTCTCAACAGGAGCAATTGTCACTCAAGATTTGTTGACGAATACAGATACAGATTATGTTGTTTGTGATTGGATTACAGGTTGTAGCTTGATAGTTAATCTTCGGAATTTCGATGATTGTCCTCAGTTTGATCCAGCTTATTTTCTCTACTATGAAGATTTTGACTTTTGCCGACGTTATGCCAATCAAGGACATTTGATTGCAGTGACTAAGCAGTTTGGTGTCATACATCAGCCCTCTTCAATTACAAATCGATATGTTTTTAGGAAAATAAAAAATAGTACTTATGGTTATTTGTTATCTTTAGATAGATATACAAATCAATGGATTGTCAAGATTAGATTGCTTCGCTTGATTTCTCATGCTCTGGTTTTGATGTTTGTCAAACCTCAAGTAGCATTTGGGAAATTTGCTGGACTGTTGATGTATTGGAGGCGTTAA
- a CDS encoding Uma2 family endonuclease, with protein MVVQITPRLYSIEEYFAIEENTNYRTEYRDGEIVPMTGGSINHNQIVVNLIVTLALSLTLKEQNYHIYANDLGLWIPRYRQYVYPDVLIIKGEPIFEEGRTDTILNPCIIFEVFSKSSSSRDRGDKFTYYRSIPHFQEYILINQYQAHLEQFSKTPENNWLFSESDAEDGVLTLNSANCQISHRQIYERVNFHIND; from the coding sequence ATGGTTGTACAGATTACACCCCGTCTTTACTCGATAGAGGAGTATTTTGCAATTGAGGAAAACACCAATTACCGCACCGAATACCGTGATGGAGAAATTGTTCCCATGACAGGTGGTTCGATTAACCATAATCAAATCGTTGTTAACTTAATAGTGACTCTTGCCCTTAGCCTGACACTCAAAGAGCAAAATTACCATATTTATGCTAATGACCTAGGCTTGTGGATTCCTCGTTATCGCCAATATGTGTATCCAGATGTCTTAATTATCAAAGGTGAACCGATTTTTGAGGAAGGACGTACTGACACTATACTTAATCCCTGCATTATCTTTGAAGTTTTCTCTAAATCTAGCAGTAGCCGGGATCGGGGTGATAAATTCACATACTATCGTTCTATTCCTCACTTTCAAGAATACATTCTCATTAATCAATATCAAGCCCATCTTGAGCAGTTTAGTAAAACCCCAGAAAATAACTGGCTATTTAGTGAGTCTGATGCTGAGGATGGAGTTTTGACTTTAAATTCGGCTAATTGTCAAATCTCACACCGTCAGATTTATGAGCGGGTTAATTTTCATATAAATGACTAA
- a CDS encoding glycosyltransferase family 4 protein: MTNILFNLSIVFSQPTGISNYAKNLFPFLKTLNPTLLTAQNYPEFNCYSIPDNLTPAQGTKGHFDRLVWTQFKLPKIYKKLKSQLIFSPLPEAPLYKNCRFIVMVHDLIPLRFPKLLSPLTQYSRYYIPQVLAQAQHIICNSHATAKDITDFYHISASKITAIPLAHDANHFRPTHLDHSGQDTQPTKPYFLYIGRHDPYKNLHKLITAFAALSHNRDYELWLAGPQDKRFTPLLQTQVQELKITDKVQFLNYVPYSELPKIISGAIALVFPSLWEGFGFPVLEAMACGTPVITSNLSSLPEVAGDAGLLINPYNIEEMTQAMETIATDSVLRQHLSTQSINRASQFSWEKTGLATVEVLSRYL; this comes from the coding sequence ATGACTAATATATTATTTAACCTATCTATTGTTTTTTCTCAACCGACAGGTATAAGCAACTATGCAAAAAATCTTTTTCCTTTTTTAAAAACTCTTAACCCCACCCTCTTAACTGCTCAAAATTACCCTGAATTTAACTGTTATTCTATACCAGATAATCTAACTCCTGCACAAGGAACAAAAGGACATTTTGATCGCCTTGTGTGGACACAATTTAAACTGCCAAAAATCTATAAAAAGCTGAAATCCCAACTTATCTTTTCTCCGCTTCCAGAAGCGCCCCTTTATAAGAATTGTCGTTTTATCGTGATGGTTCACGACTTAATCCCGTTGCGCTTTCCCAAACTTTTGTCACCGTTAACACAATACTCGCGGTACTACATTCCTCAAGTTCTCGCCCAAGCGCAACATATTATCTGCAACTCTCACGCTACAGCAAAAGATATCACCGACTTCTATCACATCAGCGCCAGCAAAATAACTGCTATTCCTCTTGCGCACGACGCCAATCATTTTCGCCCAACTCATTTAGATCATAGCGGACAAGATACCCAACCTACAAAACCCTATTTTCTCTACATTGGGCGACACGATCCCTATAAGAATCTGCACAAACTTATTACCGCCTTTGCAGCATTATCTCACAATCGAGACTATGAATTGTGGTTAGCAGGACCACAAGATAAACGCTTTACTCCTTTGTTGCAAACCCAAGTTCAGGAATTGAAGATCACCGATAAAGTTCAATTCCTCAACTATGTTCCCTACAGTGAATTACCCAAAATTATTAGTGGTGCGATCGCCCTCGTCTTTCCTAGTCTTTGGGAGGGTTTTGGTTTCCCAGTTCTCGAAGCAATGGCTTGCGGTACTCCTGTGATCACCTCCAATCTCTCATCTTTACCAGAAGTGGCTGGTGACGCTGGTCTTCTCATCAATCCTTATAATATTGAGGAAATGACTCAAGCTATGGAAACAATTGCAACTGATTCGGTATTACGTCAACATCTTTCAACTCAAAGCATCAATAGGGCTAGTCAATTCAGTTGGGAAAAAACAGGACTTGCTACTGTCGAAGTTTTATCACGCTACCTTTAA